The genomic stretch ATTAATGTCAGCCGGACCACCCCCGCCCCCGCTAGAGGTAAAGTTGGGACCTTTGGCGTTGCCGGTGTTGAGGTAATCGTGACCAAACATGTTCCAAGAGTTGCTGGTGCTCGATACACCAGGAATCTCCCACATGAATAGATGCAAATTCCTGGGCACTCCATACCCATCAGGCTGCCAGTCGCCGACGCCTAACTCTACTTTGCCGTTGTTATCCAGGTCGTTGACTGCTAACGGCGCTTCAAAGTCGTTAATGATGGCACCATTGGCGGAATCAATAAAGGATCGCTGCCATAGGACGCTCGATAAATCACCGACATTGATAATGCCTTGGTAAGGTGCAGCAAAGACCACCTTACCACTAGTACCAACACCAGCCACCGAGACGTTAGGTCTGGATTGTAGATCCGTGGTGATGGGGTAGAGTTGTCCGGCACCATTAATGATACTGACATTGCGCAAGCCAACTGCTACATCGTCCTTACCGTCGCCATTATAGTCAAAGACGATCGGAGAGGTTTGGACAGGCTGGGATTGATTGATGAGGTTGTGGTTAATTGCAAGGGCTGGCGGCCAACCAGGTATCAAAGTACCGTCTTTTTTAACAGCGTAAACCGCAGCCAAATAAGTACTGTTGGAATTTGATTGGCCGACCGCAACCACATCTTTTACACCATCACTATTTAAATCACCGATTGCGACTGCGGAGTAAAACTGCATGGCTTGGCCGTTAAACAGCGGCGGGGTAAAAGGCCAACCGGGTAGTACAGTGCCAGTATTATCAAAGGCATATAACTGGCCTTTGAAGCCAAAGATTATTTCGGGCTTACCATCACCATCCAGGTCAACCACTGTTGGCCGGGGCGAACTGATGGGAACGTCGGGAGTACTAAATGGCAGAACCTTGGGGAACCCAGGAGCGGAAGTGCCATCAAGGTGCTTGGCGTAGATATAGTTGTAACCGTCAAGAGTTGTGAAAGAGATGAGTTCCTTTTTACCGTCACCATCAAGATCTGCCACCACTGGCGTCATATCGCTAAGATCAGCATCGGCAATCCTAACGTAAGGCGTAAAACCAGGATAGGCCGTGCCGTCATTTTTATAGACTCGGGTCACAGCGCAGGGGTAGCAAATGTCTTGATCGAAGTTGGTTTCAGTGGTAATTATTTCTGGTTTGCCATCACCATCGATATCAACAATTGACGGCGCTTGGGTAGTATAATTGTAGTCCGGTCCGATAGTTATCGGGAACCCGGGCAAGCTGGTGCCATCACGGTGAAAGGCGTAAAGTTTATTACTCGAACTGGTAACAACTACATCCAGCACCCCATCGCCATCGACATCACTATAAGTAACAGTCGAAATACAGTTGGCACAGTCGGGCGATGCCGGCAGCGCTTTGGGCCAACCGACAACCACATCATTATCGGTGTCCAGTTGGCTGACTGTACTGGTTGTAGCTCCGTTGCTAGCATTAACAGTTAGCCTGAGCAGATATTTTTGCCCTAGCACAAGCGTCGAGGTATTCCAGGTCCCGAGCTGGCCATTGGTAACAGCTAGGGTACCACTATTGGTTAAAGTAATGCCGCTAATGGACCAGGCAGTTGGATTGCTAACTGGAGCCCATTCGAGTTTATAGTTGGCAAATTGCAAACCGTTTTTGGTTACAGCCGTACCGGTTATTGGCGCCACCGTGGCTGGTTTTACCAAGGTAAAGGGCGAATCAATCGCAATATCAAAGTTATCAATCGTGACATCAAAAATTTGGGCATAATCAATTTTGCCAGCCGAGTTTGTGGCTGCCAGTCGAAAAGTATAGGCGCCATCTGGTATATGGGTACTATCAAAAGTGGCTAGCGTGGTTGTAGCGGTCGGCTGGGTAGTCGAGGTCACAAGCGTAGACCAGGAGGATGGTTCACGACCTAAGCCGTATTCGATTTTGTAGTTACTAAAGCCGCTACCCCCGACAGATCCTGTGATGGTGGCAGCGCTGCCAAAAATAGTGGCCCGGCTAGAAGGGGTGGCAATAATCGGAGTCAGTGGGTGGGTGGTTGCCAGCGCCATGGAGCCGGCGGCGTTAATGCGGCCATAACCGAACGAATCATCCTTGCCCGCCGTGCCGATGTCGTCAGCCCCCTGGCGGATAATTTGCTTAAGTTCATCAACATTTAGAGCCGGATTCTTAGCTAGCAGCAGGGCTGCTTGTCCTGCCACGTGGGGTGAGGCCATGGAAGTACCACGAGCAATGGCGTAATTACCGCTAGGGTCACTGGCTAGTGGCGGGAAAACGCTACCAGACTGAGACGATCGCGTGGACAATATAAAGTCATCGGTGCCGCCCCAGGCCGCCGCATCACCACCTGGGGCTGCCACGTCGATCTTGGCTCCCTTGTTGGAAAAACCAGCCTTTTGGTCGTTGGCACCACTGGCGGCTACGGCTACAGCATAATCGGCGCTGGCTGGGTTAAAGTCCAGTGAATCGGTGTTGGAGTTGCCAGCAGCCGCTACGAACAAAGTGCCTTTGTCGTGTTCGTACTTGACGGCATCGTCCATCATTTGGGAGGTGCCACCACCACCGTAGCTATTGTTGGTCACGCGGGCGCCCATGTCGGCCGCATACTGGATACCCGTTGCAATCACGTCAGCATAACCACTCCCAGTTGCATCAAGAATTTTAACGGCCATGATTTTGCTTCTCCAGTTGACGCCGACGACGCCAATACCGTTGTTACCAGCAGCACCAATGGTGCCGGCCGTGTGGGTGCCGTGGCCGTGGTCGTCCATGGGGTCGCCATCGTTATTAATAAAGTCCCAGCCGTAATAATCGTCAACATAGCCGTTACCATCGTCATCAATGCCGTTACCAGGGATTTCGGCGGTATTAACCCACATATTGCTAGCCAAGTCGGGGTTATTGCGATCCACACCAGTATCAATGCTGGCCACCACGATGCCAGTTGAGCCAGTGGTTTGGTCCCAGGCGCTAGCGGCATTAATTTTCTTAAGCCCCCATAAATCACTGGGCGTGCCCCATAAACTACTGGAACTGTAATAGGGATCGTTGGGGATTAGTTGGGCGTGATTAACAAAATTGGGTTCAGCTACCTCAATTGCGCCACTGGCCTCAAGCTGCTTTTTGGCAATTACAAACCTTTGCTTGCCCCGGTCCTTACTGTTACCGCCGGCATTATAGGTCCGGCCAGGGCTAGTTGGATCGCTGGCTAGAGTAATTTTATACCAACGAAATAATGGACTAGCCGGATTGGAGTTTTTAGAGGGGCTAGCCACTCGGCTAAATTTGGTGGCCTTTAGTTTCCGATTGACGGCGTTCAAACCAGCGTTGCCGGTGTCATTGGGATTGCCAGTATGTTTGGCTCTGGCTGCCGCGGCTGGGGTAAGTCGCACCAAGACCTCATTACTGGCGGCATCAACTTCGGCACCACTAGTGGCTGCCGGTGGTCCGGGGCGCCCACTACCGCGCGAAAACAAGACCCAAAAAATTCCACCAACCGCTAAAATGCCCGCAATAACAAAGACAGTCGATCGGGAAAACTTTGGTCTACGGAGCTTGTTTACCAATTTAATAAGTTTTTTCCGCCTCATAAAGCTTGCGCTTATATTATGGGTACATAATCAGGTTCGGTCAATCTGTGGCTTGGGTTGGCTAAAATCCGTGGCGAATGTGGGCTAGGGAATAATCCCACTTGGCATCAACTTTTTTGTGGGGATTGAAGATATCGTCGGGATCAAAGATTTTTTTTGCCTCGCGGAAGATATTCATCATCTCGGGACCATACATTTCTTCCAAGAATGGTCCTCGAACCAGGCCATCGTTGTGCTCGCCCGACAGGGATCCACCGAAACCTAGCACCAAATGATTAACTTGTTTCATTAACTCCGGAATTTTAGCCCGCTCGCGAGGATCGGCTAGGTCCATTAGCGGGATTATGTGAAAGTTGCCGTCACCAACATGGCCGGCGATGGTGTAGACGATGTCGGCAGCATCAAGCAGTTTTTGAAGTTTAGGTAAAAACTCTGGTAATTTGGCTGGCGGCACCACTAAATCATCGATGAAGGGCGCGGTGTGCTTGTCTTTGACGTTATGGCGCAATAAGTTGAAACTTTCTCGCCTAATTAGCCAGTAACGCTTGGCTTTGCCGGCCGTTTCGGCTCGCTCGGTTAAGACATTTAATTCGGCTTGATGTAAGCGTTGTTCCAGATCAACCACTTTGGCCCGAACTTCATCTTCGCTATCGCCTTCGAACTCGGCTAACGCTACCAACTTAGGTATTCCTCGTCGCAGCATCCACAGATCCGGGATAAATTGGAATGCCAGCTTGATGGTGGCGGCAATTCCCAGGATTTTCCAAAAGCTGAAAAAGAACCGGATGGCTAGTATCAAAGAATGATCATCAAAGACTTCGAAACTATCGGGTTTGGTTGGAAGCGTGGTGGTAATTAATGAACCCAGTGGTTCTAGATCTTTCAAATAAATAATCAACATGCCGCTGAAAGGTTTGGCCTCAACCAGGCCAAATTCAATTTCGGTAATTAGACCCAAAGTTCCTTGCGAGCCTACAAACAGTTTAGACAGATCAAAAGTCTCTTTATCCCAAACATCCCAGAGGTTGTAGCCGGTCGAATTTTTACTAACTTTAGGTTTGGCAGCCTTAATTTGATCGTAATTTTTTTCAATTAGTTTATAAACCTTGTGGTAAACTTCACCTTCGAAATCACGCTGTTGGAGCTTTTGATTTAGCTCCGCTTGATTCAGGGGCTTCAGAGTGTAGGACTGACCATCAGACAATATGACTTTAAGTCGACGTATATAATCAATAGTTTTGCCATAACGTAAAGTCTTTTCGCCGCCGGCATTATTAGCCGCCATACCGCCAACTGTGCAAATTTCGCGGCTGGCTGGGTAGGATGGCATCAGCAGACCGTGGGCCAGAGTGCGTTTTTCGAACTTGCGATAAAAAACACCTGGTTGGGTCGAGATGTGATGACCGTCAATTTTGCCCAGGTGGTGCATGTATTTGTTGACGTCCAATATAATCGAATCATTGATGGCGCCACCACTCATATCGGTGCCGCCGCTGCGGGCCGTGATTGATAAAAAGGGCAGATCGGCCTTGCGTTGCCGAACAAAATTCACGACCTTCGAGATATCATGTTCGTTTTTGGGGAAAACGACTAACTGCGGTCGAAGTTCAAACATACTGGCATCATGAGAGTACTTTTTCAAAGTCCGAGCCGAAGATGATACCTTTCCTTGTTTTCGGCCCCGCAGTTCTCGTTGTAATTCTTTGGTCCACCTCATTTGGCTGGCTCACCAAAATTCGGTGGTGGCACCACTAAGTAAGAAATTAAGAGCCCAAAAATAGCTGAAACCACAATAGCACCGGTCCACATATGCACGCTCCACCAAACGGATTTGGTGGCAAAGATAACTATGAAGTAAGTTGCCGCAAAAACGGCGCCAAGAGTAGTCGCGTAGATTCGTAATCCTAAGATGCTGCGGCCGCTGCTTTGCCATCGTTCCAATAGAACATCGGCTGCTAGCCCAGTCAGTAAGGCTGCCGGTACCACCTCAAAGCTACCTCGCATCAAGGCCAAAACCAAAGCGTTTAAAGTCAAAGCCACCGTAAACAAGCCAGAGCGAGCAATGCCGCGCCGCATTACTAGAAGGGCCAGCCCGACCAAAATTGAAACCTGCAACATAAAACCCAGAATACCTAGGGCCTGGCCTTGGTTAACATCCAACGGAGCCACGGTCAGAACCTGTTCGACGTAGGGGTGAGCCCATTGGGTCACTAGCGTAAAAGCCGACAGCAGATAGGTAAAACCCAGGATGCCCGGCCAAGCACGAGCCTGTTCAACATCAAGTTCGATACCCCGGCGCCAAGCCGACATAAACGGGGCGCTAACCAATATGGTCAGGCCAATCATGATACCAATGTGGGTCGGGCTAAAGGCGGCTTCCAGCTGGTGTTCGATGCCAAAGAGGGTGTGCCAAATAGCATCGCCAGCTCCAGCGATTAAAAACAAAATCGTCGCCCAAAAGGCCGTTTGGTAGCCAGCTGGCATACAGCGCTTAAAACTAAAACCAGCTCGGTGATTGCGCCAAGCGGTAAAAAAGACCAGGGCCGCTAAACCCATAAATCCGGAATAGAGAACCCCGTGCGGTACGTTAATGAATGACTCTAGTTCGGGATGATGAGTGTGGCTCCAAGCATCAAAGTAGAGACCGCCCAAAAACCAGGCGCACAATAAGACATAAACCCCCTCAAAAAACGGCGTCACGGCTGGGACTTTAGAACTGGCGGCCATTAAGCCATATTATAACACTAATGCTTAGCTCCAACTCTGGCCAAGGTGTTAGAATAGTGCTAAAGCTTTACAAATATGCAAAAGGAAGGTTAATATGAGTCATTCCCACAACCCTGAACAGGAGCCGACCGTGAGCACCGGATTTTCTGGTAACCATCTGGAAGGTGAGCTCGCTCAGGCGAGCTCGGTTGACATCTACAGCGATGATCTACTTCGACCAATTCCGGTCGATCAAGGCGAAAAAGTGTCCGGCTGGAAGGAAGTTCCTCTTCACGAAAACCACGAGCCGCTGGTCCCGCTGGGACCGTTCACCGATCGTGACGACATCTTCACCAGTTCGGTCTACTACGGCGAACACAGCAATTCACCCTATGCCCACCCTGACAATCAGCTGGAAGGCGCCTTGGTGACGATGTTCGCCCGCGCCGAAGTGGCAGACAGGCTCCGCAGCGCTCAGCAGCTGCTGCCGGAGGGCCACCACTTGATCGTGCTGGATAGCTATCGGACGCTAGATGTTCAGCAGGCCCTCTACGACCACTACTTCAATGCCCTCAAGGCCATTCACCCAGATTGGGACGAACAGTCTTTGAGCGCTGAGACCCAGCGCTATGTGTCGCTGCCTTCGCAGGACCAGACTAGGCCGTCGCCACACAACACTGGGGGCTCTGTTGACTTGGCCATTTACAGGCTGCCGGCTGAGGCCGACCAGCGGGTAGCGGATATCGATCTGCGTTTGTTGGAACTGCGCGAGCAGGCTCCCAAGGATCCCAGCCCGGCGGAAGAAGCCAGCGACCCCATCTTGCGCGAACTCTATTTGCTCGAGATGGAAAAGATTGGACTAGTTCGCCGGCAGGCCGAGTTCCTGAACTTTGGCACTCAGTTCGACCACGGTGGCATCGAAGCCCAGCTTGACTACTTCGAATGGTTGGCGGGCGGCCGAGCTCTGCGTCCCAGCGAAGTTGAAAGCTTGGCCGAGGGCAAGCTCAGCCAAGAGATGGCCGACTTCATACAGAGCGGATTAGCTCGACCGCTGACCGCCCAGGAAACCGAAGCCAGAGACAACCGGCGGATGCTCTACAATGCCATGATCGGCGCGGGCATGCAGCCATATCTCGATGAGTGGTGGCACTACAATTCCCCCAAGTCGCAGATGGGCGCCAAAGTTGCTGGGCTAGATCACGCCGAATACGGTGGCGTCGAGCTGGACGAGCCCCAACTCAAGCATGAAAAGATGCGGGCAGCTCATCGCTCGGGCTTGGTTCGGATCCAAGAGCGCATGCTTCAGGGGTTGGACAACTACCACTTGGCTGGCAAACTCGATCTGACGGACCCGACCTACCAAGAACTGATCCGCCTCAACGAGCGGGCTTTGAGTCAAACTGGTGATCCCCGTCTGACTTATCTGCCCAAGGCCGTCATCATCGAGCCCCAGTCCGAGGCTGCTTAACTAGAGCCGTTTGTTTAGCGATCCATAAGAGTCGCATGCAAGCGGCTCTTATGCTTTTTGTAAACGCCTTTGATAAACTGATCGCCCGATTGCAAAGAGGATGCTAGCCAAAACAACCAAGAAACCCAAGCCTCCGCTAGCGGTTTTGCCAATCAGAATTGCAAGTCCCAAGGTCGGCACCAGCCAGATAAAGAAGCTCCTGGCCCGAATGTGCAATCGGAGATATTCCGCACCAAGATAGTAGTAGGGGAAGACGGTTAGAACTAGGAAGGTGCTGGAGAGCAGGCCGAAAATTAATACCACGGCCAAGCCTTGCCAAAATGGACTAGCTAGCGCCAAAGGAATTAACGATACTACAGCCGTTAAACTGGTGGCAATCAGCGGGCGGAAGCGCTCTTCCAGGGCGGCCACAGCCGCATCAATCGGATGCATGCCACTGCGTTTGGCTTGGTTCGCAAAATCCGTCAGCAAAATGGTGTTTTTAATACTTAAACCGAGTAAGGCGAAGAAACCCAGCAAGGCGAAGAAGCTGATGGCATTATTAGTTAGGTTGAGTCCAAACATGATGCCAAAGAGACTAAAGGGTATGGCCATAAAGATCAGCAGTGGTTGCAAGAACGATTGGAACTGGAAGGCCAGCAAAACGTAGATAACCATCAATAGGATTGGGAAGGCGAGTAGCAGCGTGTTAAATGAATTTTGGTTTTCCGATTCTTGACCCAGATCAAAGCTTAGAGCATCGGACGACAGGCCAAATTGCTGTAATTTAGCGCTATTAAATTCGTTTTTCACAGCCGTTTGAGCCAAATTGACTAGGGTGGTAGTGTCACTACCATCAAAGCTGGTCGAAACCGTAATGACTGGCTTGCCTTGGTTGCGCAAAAACTGGTTGGGGTTTGAAACTGTCACATTGGTAAAGTGAGCGGTTTTGCCGCTGGGGCGTTTCAACTCGGCCGAATTCAGGTAGGCGGCTAATTTCGCGGCTGCGGCAAAGGCCGCTGGGCGGTTGGTGGCATCAAGCTGGACCACAAAAGCCGCTGAGGGCGGGCCCAAATCGATTTGGGCCACGGCGACTTTGGCGCCCTTGAACTCAGTATCAAAGCGATCTTGCAAAGCTTTAACAATTTGGGGTGAGGTAATAGCCCGCTTATTGTAAGAAATAATTTGAACTTGCAGGCTGGCCATCTGGGGGCTGCCGCTATTGTAGTAGGAGGCATTCACAAAATTAGGCCCAATTACATCGGCTGCCAATTTATCGGCCTGATCGGCGATGGCCGCGGCTTGCTCGATGCTAGTATCGGTCGGGTAGTTCAGACTCAGAGCCACGCCATTAGTATCTTTGGTCGGTGGGAAAATGTTAAAGACGACGTTTTTGGCAATGAAAATGCCAGCCGCAATAAACAAAAAGCCAACCACAATGGCCGTAATACCGACGAAGAAGAGGCGCTTGATCGAACGCCTAGCCCATAGCATCGGCCGAGCAATGAAAGCAGCAAAGCGAGCCTCAAAACCAGCTGCCACTTCCTTTACGCCATGTGACCCCATTTGTTTTTTACCGAGCAAAAGGAATCGGGCAAAGAAGGGGATAAAGATTAGCGCTACGATCAAACTAATAATCAGTGAGGCAATAATGGTGACAGGGATGGCTTTGATAAAGCTTCCCAAAATACCGCCGACGAATAGCAGGGGCGCGAAGCTTAGTGCAGCCGTGGCGGTTGCTGCCACCATGGCTCGGCTAATTTTGCCGGTAGCTTGTTTGACGGCTTCTCGTCGATCGGTCATTTTGCGCCTAGCCGCATCGATGGCCTCAACCATAATAATGGTGTCATCAACAATTAGGGCCAGGCCCAAAATCAGGGCAAACAAAGTGATGACGTTTAGAGTGTAGCCAATCACATAGAGGAAACCGAGCGAGGCTAGGACCACCGTGACCATCGAAATAACAGTGATAATCGAGGCTCGAATGGCAATCACGATCGAACCAACCACCAGTACTGCAATCAGACCTTCCAGTAAAACTCGCTGCAATTCGCTTAAATTATCGCGGATGCTGGGTGCTAGGCTGGCGCTAACTTCGGCCGAGTAACCCTGAAATTGAGGTTGTTTTTGGAGTTCAACCACAGCTGCTCGAACTTGTTTATCAAGTTTTAGAACGTCGACATGATCGGCTCCGGCCACGCCAATGATGACAGAGTTATAGAACTTGGTGTCTCCACCGGTGCGGATCCCAAAGCGATCAAAACTGTGTTGAACCGAAACGGCTTGGCCGGTGGCTGGATCTTGAACATTCTCAAACGGGCTTTTTACGAACACCGTTTTGACATTTGAAAGCTTGCGGTCGTTTAGCCACTGAGCGGCGGCCTCAGCCTTGGCCGCTAAATCGGCTGTGCTAGTCGAACTATTGGTGGCGTAGAAAGAAATAGCTTCATCAATTTGTTGCGTATCGCCGCCGGTGGCTCCAAAGAATGGCACGTCGTAGCGAATTTGAGCGCTGGGCGGCAAGTTAGCATTGCTTTTAACGGCTTGTTCTAAGTCTTTGGCGGCCTTTTTGGCATCAACATTTTCTTTATACTGGATGACGACGTTAAAGAAATTGTCGGAACTCTGGGATTGGACTTTATCGACATCGGCTTGCTTGGTGGCAATATCGGTGATCGGTTTAGTAACCTGATTATCGACAGCCGCCGGATCGTTGGCAAAATAGGTGCCAGAGACGATTGCCAGTGGGATATTAACACTTGGGAAACCTTCGCGCCTCAGCAGCGTCGTGTAACTAGTTGCACCAAAAATAATTAAGACCAACCACAGCAGGCCCGTAATTTTGGGTCGGTCGAAGAAAAAGGTTGTCAGCCTGGGTAGTAACTTTGTTTTAGAGGGGTCAGACGATTGTTTCGGCATTGGGTGATTGATCCTTAATCATTCCATCGTAACAAAACAAGCTACTTGCTGGAATGATATTTTTGCTATTTCGACTTGGATGGCTGCCGGTAGGCTAAAAAGTAATAAATTAAAGCCCCGATAAAATGGGTTAGGACGATAACTATGACCCAAACTAGTTTGTTCGGATCATCGCTTTGGATGACATGAATCAGCATCCAGATCCAAAAGACCCAGACGGTAATAACCAAGGCCAGAATAATTAAAGGGATAAAAATTAATAGTAGCGCCATATGACAATTGTAACCCATTGGCGCCCTCGGTAGGATTCGAACCTACAACCTAAGGGTTAGAACTCCTTTGCTCTATCCATTGAGCTACGAGGGCTTGGAGCGGGCAGCGGGGATCGAACCCGCGTCTCCAGCTTGGAAGGCTAGCATAATAGCCACTATACGATGCCCGCACGTCGCAGCGACACTTCCAGCTTTCGCTCCGACGTGTCGTCGGAGTTTCAGCCTTCACATCGCTGCTCCTTACCGCATTGTAAACAGCTAACGCTTGGTTTCCAATGCGGGTTTTTTCATACCAATTCATTGGTCGGGGTGAAAGGACTCGAACCTTCGACCTCCTGCTCCCAAAGCAGGCGCGCTACCAGCTGCGCCACACCCCGCCTTCGTTGCACTACGGCGGGCAAGCCCGCAGCGCCATACTAAGGACCAACCCATTCTACAGGGTGTTGACATTTTTTTCAAATAAGGTCTACCTATTGGTTGACTAATCTGAAGTTTAAGTCGTACCTCTCTAGTCAGTTCGGCAACGTCAGACCCCGGAGGCCATCGGCCTCCGGGGATTTTAATTTAGGTCAAATTAAATTTGGCACCGACGCTGGCTAATTTATCAAACAGATTTTCGTAACCGCGCATCAAATGCCCCAAGCCGGTAATCTCCGAAGTGCCGCTAGCCACTAGGGCTGCGATGACGTGGGCCATGCCAGCGCGCAAATCGGGGATAACTATTTTAGTTGAATGCAGCGGCGTTGGACCAGTAATAATAGCTGAATGCTTAAAGCCCTTACCTTTATAACGACAGGGCAAATTGCCCAAGCAATCGGTCGTGACTTGAATGTTGGCACCCATTTCGATCAAAGTTTCAACGTAACCAAAGCGTGATTCGTGAACCGTTTCGTGGACTGTGGAGCGACCGTTGGCCTGAGTTAATAGCACCACCATCGGTTGCTGCCAATCAGTCGCAAAACCGGGGTGGGGATCGGTTTCGATTTCGACCCCGACTAACGGTCCCCCATTACGCTTAAATCGAATGGCGTCATCTTCAATAATGTAATCGGCGCCAATGCGGCGTAGTGTGTTCAAGAAAGTGATCATATCGTCTTGGCGAGCGCCGTGGACCAAAATATCGCCACCGCTGGCAATGGCCAATAGGGCGTACGAAGCGGCTTCCAGGCGATCGGGCATGACGGAATATTCGATGCCGCGGAGCTTATTAACCCCATCGATAATAATCATCCGGTTGGCCCTAAATTCGATAATTGCGCCCATTTGCTGGAGCATTTTGATCAGATCAACAATTTCCGGTTCGATCGCGGCATTGGTGATAGTGGTTCGGCCGTCGGCTAGTACGCCGGCCAGCAGAGCGTTTTCAGTAGCCATCACGCTGGGGTAGGGTAAATTAACGCTAACACCTTTGAGCCGCCCGGCTTTAGCCGCATAGCGCCCGTCCGATTCTGTGATGTCAGCGCCCATTTTGCGCAGTAGCTGAAGGTGGAAATCAACCGGCCGGGGCCCAATTTTATCACCAGTCACAGTCGGCAAATCGGCTTGGCCAAGGCGGTGGAGCAGAGGCGAAAGGGCCAGCACCGATAGCCGGTTGGGGATGGTGGGCTTGGCCACCGGGGCAAAAACCAGATTAGCCGCGTTTATGCGAACGCTGT from Candidatus Saccharimonadales bacterium encodes the following:
- the murA gene encoding UDP-N-acetylglucosamine 1-carboxyvinyltransferase, producing the protein MPTALKVNQQTKLIVTGGQPLVGEVVVSGAKNAATKMMIAALLTREEVILTNCPMIDDVIVAGEMIEAVGGKVEFGDHSVRINAANLVFAPVAKPTIPNRLSVLALSPLLHRLGQADLPTVTGDKIGPRPVDFHLQLLRKMGADITESDGRYAAKAGRLKGVSVNLPYPSVMATENALLAGVLADGRTTITNAAIEPEIVDLIKMLQQMGAIIEFRANRMIIIDGVNKLRGIEYSVMPDRLEAASYALLAIASGGDILVHGARQDDMITFLNTLRRIGADYIIEDDAIRFKRNGGPLVGVEIETDPHPGFATDWQQPMVVLLTQANGRSTVHETVHESRFGYVETLIEMGANIQVTTDCLGNLPCRYKGKGFKHSAIITGPTPLHSTKIVIPDLRAGMAHVIAALVASGTSEITGLGHLMRGYENLFDKLASVGAKFNLT
- a CDS encoding PLDc N-terminal domain-containing protein produces the protein MALLLIFIPLIILALVITVWVFWIWMLIHVIQSDDPNKLVWVIVIVLTHFIGALIYYFLAYRQPSKSK